Proteins from a single region of Fundulus heteroclitus isolate FHET01 chromosome 12, MU-UCD_Fhet_4.1, whole genome shotgun sequence:
- the clip1a gene encoding CAP-Gly domain-containing linker protein 1 isoform X4 — MSTAKPTGIKAPSKIGKPPGTGAPKTNPPAAKAAVPDKAAAGSSGEDGKSADDGFQIGERVWVNGNKPGFVQFLGETQFAPGQWAGIVLDEPIGKNDGSVAGVRYFQCEALRGIFTRPSKLSRTEGEANGTQTAPPSRAASPTPSVGSVASKTPAATKSALPSSSTAAKKASSTAAATAAAPSNLQNTNSDSVSNLSESGSVKKGERELKMGDRVLVGGTKAGVVRFLGETDFAKGEWCGVELDEPLGKNDGAVAGTRYFQCQPKYGLFAPVHKVTRIGFPSTTPAKAKTTARKVVATPSGLKRSPSASSISTMSSVASSVSTKPSRTGLLTETSSRYNRKISGTTALQEALKEKQQHIEQLMGERDMERAEVAKANGHVREMEQEIGLLREDQEQMEAKMDQLRSLVEAADKEKVELLNQLEEERRKVEDLQFRVEEACITKGDLEVATVSERSRIMELERDLSLRTREVADLQLRLGMQQNAGDSNATMSPLLEEINSLRDQLSAQEAKQREELEKCREKLEAQEKIHSEAVAQLQATSVMLSGDKEQLQMRLSQAQKDNADTVELWRSKLESAISSHQEAMEELRGSFSKGAGAQTEELVETKSALEKLKLEHGLALEEATAEHEAKASAWSQEAQALKAQLSSLTEEKERLEESLRSSVEKAEEQHLVEMEDVLGKLHAAEIRVKELEEKETRLAQEVQDKEAETKDQQAETAALRSQLAQSNQECAALKSQLEELQNQGDDNGAKIGELKSQLEVKEQEVVSFQESLAALKQQNDSSDQEIQSLKQKLQESTEKLNKSSESMQETLENLSKKEERCTSLSNELESLRSQLAGMERKLKAADEKLEQFTKDKSKLEKDISDMMKASGDNSVQLTTMNEDLRQKERRLEELQNLLAEEKEKVAHLDEKLQKEQSSKEQQLKEAKEARQSETSGLQEKITTLENALKQSERQVEDLKASQEKSLSEASALHLKELEVLQTQIDKLRLELSSSKDKTQELEKTVSELQPYKEQAERISAELDSYKHDLDNMSEKLDKQNLDLENTCKQREETKVERDNLERRLSEMQNEFSALEISFKEVSKQNEELLSTNDKLSKLQEELQTNTKQSDEERTSLKKELETLKHFLQEAESKNKELQSGNGEYLAKIEELQRQNTKMNDSILKHEMDIQEIESKKKQLLEDYEDVCKEKSRLEEDLKETKSKFTHERDDLILERDSAKNARKSLDTKNAELQEKLKSSNLEKEDLTMKNAQLQAQVETLTNEKRELSVEVGAAALEKKDLETEKEELKNKLIQTKRDLESQVRECEEFKASKASLAQMLEEFKTNSQVTDSERLNLLQEKEDLLALQRKVSNEKEELLREAQETKEKLRALTDELSVSHEKYNAALASFEQEKQTLRLQSSETEMALHDLRKEKMNLDLALEQQKVAFEGLEEEKGELEGKYTKAIAEKETLSLERDKLAGESRATRDQLDGYSRTNADLIQEKSRLETKLEETKHQKDELEVRATALNREKADLQNELQKHYSKIEILEKAKAELVDEHTKVKVEFEKSSLELRQQVDDLKNAGRHLESVQAEAEQKAQSLQNEKQVLQQEVQELKHQIASVSEAKSLLEATLQAESDETIKAKADKEGFSQRIEELQKTLSKVTRENEDVSINLKNADEQNKSLKADIEALKEQLKQQEQENHHLGQEKERLSSKCEEMNKQAALLTSVQEELLARQSELKQEKEDLLAEQSGLLRKVECLRASNEQLQADVQAQQTQKENLEKQYKNALEEASASAAVKEEISSSAERLSALKDALQAERDEAVQRGRELELQLKNAISKQLEAKEVSDETAEALERLTKEKDVLLKEKNEAQSLLEELQTSKEDIQTQLETLRKENSTFQEDLNTSKEQLCTETQKTKSLQQEIEELKAALSVKSQSLQTLEDESKRLSLELEDRNKDQGDLVTLTDEHSKLKKELEELKKSLPNNAFSESTLKEQLSREKAALQQSIHKNSALAAEKDQQVENLKSELVAVQEESASVKTLQSTIQALEEEKAHLQDRVKKLERELTARPDNIDQTSGDAVLDQLRKDKETVESQEAVEFLNSVIIDLQRKNEELKDKLEKMAAAAFNGNNPSELDDNYDKQPAKKKPPPRKFCDICDCFDLHETEDCPLQEQTPDSPPHTAYHGSKGEERPYCDTCEVFGHWTESCADDQTF; from the exons ATGAGCACAGCCAAGCCCACCGGGATCAAAGCCCCCAGCAAGATCGGCAAGCCACCTGGAACTGGAGCCCCCAAGACCAACCCACCCGCAG CTAAAGCCGCTGTGCCTGACAAAGCAGCTGCTGGTTCCAGTGGAGAGGATGGCAAGAGCGCCGACGACGGCTTCCAGATCGGGGAGCGAGTGTGGGTGAACGGAAACAAGCCCGGCTTCGTACAGTTTTTGGGAGAGACGCAGTTTGCTCCCGGCCAGTGGGCGGGCATCGTCCTGGACGAGCCCATCGGGAAGAATGACGGCTCTGTGGCGGGGGTGCGCTACTTCCAGTGTGAGGCGCTGCGAGGGATTTTCACCCGCCCCTCCAAGTTGTCGCGCACAGAAGGGGAAGCCAATGGGACCCAGACCGCACCGCCGTCCCGCGCGGCATCACCCACCCCCTCAGTTGGAAGCGTGGCCTCCAAAACCCCCGCTGCTACTAAATCAGCCTTGCCCTCCAGTAGCACAGCTGCCAAGAAAGCCTCTTCCACCGCAGCGGCCACCGCAGCGGCGCCTTCTAACTTGCAAAACACGAACAGCGACTCCGTCTCCAATCTCTCTGAGAGCGGCTCCGTCAAGAAGGGGGAAAGGGAGCTGAAGATGGGGGATCGTGTGCTG GTTGGCGGCACAAAGGCAGGAGTGGTGCGTTTCCTCGGCGAAACAGATTTTGCCAAAGGCGAGTGGTGCGGCGTGGAGCTGGACGAACCCCTCGGGAAGAACGACGGGGCAGTGGCTGGCACCAG aTATTTTCAGTgccagccaaaatatggcctgtTTGCTCCAGTTCATAAAGTCACACGCATCGGCTTCCCCTCCACAACCCCAGCCAAAGCGAAAACAACAGCTCGAAAAGTAGTGGCCACGCCGTCGGGGCTGAAGCGAAGCCCCAGTGCCTCGTCAATCAGCACCATGAGCTCGGTGGCGTCTTCTGTCAGCACCAAGCCGAGCCGGACAGGCCTG CTAACCGAAACGTCATCTAGGTACAACCGAAAGATTTCAGGAACCACGGCGCTGCAGGAGGCCCtgaaggagaagcagcagcatATCGAGCAGCTGATGGGTGAGAGGGACATGGAGAGAGCTGAGGTGGCCAAGGCCAATGGCCACGTTCGAGAGATGGAGCAAGAGATCGGCCTTCTCAGGGAAGATCAGGAGCAG ATGGAGGCGAAGATGGATCAGCTGCGATCTTTAGTGGAAGCTGCAGACAAAGAGAAAGTAGAGCTGCTAAATCAACTTGAGGAAGAGCGCAG GAAAGTCGAAGACCTTCAGTTTCGCGTAGAGGAAGCTTGCATTACCAAAGGAGACCTGGAG GTCGCCACGGTGTCGGAAAGGTCCCGCATCATGGAACTCGAGCGAGACCTTTCGCTGCGCACCAGGGAAGTCGCTGACCTGCAGCTGCGTCTTGGGATGCAGCAGAACGCCGGGGACTCGAACGCCACCATGTCCCCGCTCCTGGAGGAGATAAACTCTCTTAGGGATCAGCTTTCAGCACAAGAAGCAAAACAGCGAGAAGAGCTGgagaaatgcagagaaaagctgGAAGCTCAAGAGAAAATCCACAGCGAGGCAGTTGCCCAGCTCCAGGCTACGTCTGTAATGCTGTCCGGCGACAAAGAACAGCTACAGATGCGTCTAAGCCAAGCACAGAAAGACAACGCCGACACTGTTGAACTGTGGCGTTCAAAGCTGGAGTCTGCCATCTCTAGTCACCAGGAAGCTATGGAGGAGCTGAGAGGGTCGTTCAGCAAAGGTGCAGGTGCTCAGACTGAAGAGCTTGTAGAAACCAAAAGTGCTCTGGAAAAGCTTAAGTTAGAGCACGGATTAGCTTTAGAAGAGGCTACAGCCGAACACGAAGCCAAGGCCTCAGCTTGGAGCCAGGAGGCGCAGGCCCTGAAGGCTCAGCTGTCATCTCTGACCGAGGAGAAGGAGCGACTGGAGGAGTCGCTGCGGTCCAGCGTTGAGAAAGCAGAGGAGCAGCACCTGGTGGAGATGGAGGATGTCCTTGGAAAGCTTCATGCTGCTGAAATCAGGGTAAAGGAGCTCGAGGAGAAAGAAACCAGGCTGGCTCAAGAGGTTCAGGACAAGGAGGCAGAAACCAAAGATCAACAGGCAGAAACGGCGGCTCTACGCAGCCAATTGGCACAAAGTAACCAGGAGTGTGCGGCTCTGAAAAGTCAGTTGGAGGAGCTCCAGAACCAAGGAGATGACAACGGAGCAAAG ATCGGTGAACTGAAATCACAGCTGGAGGTCAAAGAGCAGGAAGTGGTCTCCTTCCAGGAGAGCCTGGCTGCCCTAAAGCAGCAGAATGACAGCAGCGACCAAGAGATTCAAAGCCTG AAACAGAAGCTGCAGGAAAGCACAGAGAAACTGAATAAATCATCAGAATCTATGCAAG AAACACTTGAGAACCTTAGTAAGAAGGAGGAACGGTGCACATCCCTCAGTAACGAGTTAGAGTCCCTGAGAAGTCAGCTTGCTG GAATGGAGAGGAAACTGAAGGCTGCAGATGAAAAGCTTGAGCAGTTCACAAAGGACAAAAGCAAGCTGGAAAAGGATATTTCAGACATGATGAAGGCATCTGGTGACAATTCAGTCCAGCTAACAACAATGAATGAAGACCTCAGGCAGAAGGAAAG GAGACTTGAGGAGTTACAGAATCTGCTggcagaggagaaggagaaggtgGCACACCTGGATGAAAAGCTCCAAAAAGAGCAGTCCAGCAAAGAACAGCAGCTAAAAGAGGCTAAAGAAGCACGTCAGTCTGAAACAAGTGGTCTTCAGGAAAAGATAACTACCTTG GAAAACGCTCTTAAACAGAGTGAGAGGCAAGTTGAGGATTTGAAGGCATCACAAGAGAAATCTCTCTCTGAGGCCTCGGCGCTCCATTTGAAGGAACTTGAGGTTCTGCAAACACAGATCGACAAGTTGAGGCTGGAGCTCTCCTCCTCTAAGGACAAAACTCAAGAGCTGGAGAAAACGGTGTCTGAGCTGCAGCCGTACAAAGAACAGGCCGAG cGAATTTCTGCTGAGCTTGACTCCTACAAGCATGATCTTGACAATATGTCAGAAAAGCTGGATAAGCAGAATCTCGATCTGGAAAACACGTGTAAGCAAAGAGAAGAGACTAAAGTTGAGAGAGACAATTTGGAGAGGCGGCTTTCCGAGATGCAAAATGAATTTTCTGCCCTCGAGATTAGTTTCAAGGAggtttcaaagcaaaatgaagagCTGCTGTCGACTAATGATAAACTGTCAAAACTTCAAGAGGAACTTCAGACCAATACCAAACAATCAGATGAAGAGAGGACTTCACTGAAGAAGGAACTGGAGACCCTCAAACACTTCCTGCAGGAAGcggagagcaaaaacaaagaactaCAAAGTGGTAACGGGGAATATCTGGCCAAAATTGAGGAGCTTCAAAGACAAAATACCAAAATGAATGACTCCATCTTAAAGCATGAGATGGATATCCAGGAAATAGAGTCCAAGAAGAAGCAGCTGCTCGAGGATTATGAAGACGTCTGCAAAGAGAAGAGCCGCCTGGAAGAGGACCTAAAGGAGACCAAGTCAAAATTCACGCATGAGAGAGACGATCTGATATTAGAGCGAGACTCGGCCAAAAATGCCCGAAAGTCTCTCGATACGAAAAATGCTGAGCTGCAGGAGAAATTAAAGTCATCGAACTTAGAAAAAGAAGATCTAACGATGAAGAATGCGCAGCTCCAGGCTCAGGTAGAAACGCTGACTAATGAGAAAAGGGAGTTGTCGGTGGAGGTCGGTGCTGCTGCGTTGGAGAAGAAGGACCTAGAGACCGAGAAGGAGGAGCTCAAGAACAAACTCATCCAAACTAAGAGAGACTTGGAGAGTCAAGTTCGCGAATGTGAAGAGTTCAAAGCCTCTAAAGCCAGCTTGGCCCAGATGCTCGAAGAGTTCAAGACAAACAGTCAAGTGACAGATTCTGAAAGGCTTAACCTGCTGCAGGAAAAAGAAGACCTGCTTGCACTCCAAAGGAAGGTCTCCAACGAGAAAGAAGAACTCCTCAGAGAAGCACAAGAGACGAAGGAGAAGCTTCGTGCCTTGACGGATGAGCTGTCGGTTTCTCACGAAAAGTATAACGCGGCGCTGGCTTCTTTCGAGCAGGAGAAACAAACGCTGCGTCTCCAGAGCTCAGAAACTGAGATGGCCCTGCATGACCTGCGCAAAGAAAAGATGAACCTGGATTTGGCTCTTGAGCAGCAGAAAGTGGCTTTTGAGGGTTTAGAAGAGGAGAAGGGAGAGCTGGAAGGGAAGTACACCAAAGCCATAGCTGAGAAAGAGACTCTGTCTCTGGAGCGGGACAAGCTGGCTGGTGAAAGTCGAGCGACTAGAGACCAGTTGGATGGCTACAGCCGAACCAATGCTGATCTTATTCAAGAGAAGAGTCgcctggaaacaaagctggagGAAACCAAGCACCAAAAGGATGAGCTCGAAGTAAGGGCGACCGCTCTGAACCGAGAAAAGGCGGACCTGCAGAACGAGCTCCAGAAACATTACTCTAAAATAGAAATTCTGGAAAAAGCCAAAGCTGAACTTGTTGACGAGCACACCAAAGTCAAAGTGGAGTTTGAGAAGTCCAGTTTAGAGCTTCGTCAGCAGGTAGACGACCTTAAAAATGCCGGTCGCCATCTTGAATCTGTGCAGGCTGAAGCCGAGCAGAAAGCGCAGTCTTTGCAGAACGAGAAGCAGGTGCTGcagcaggaggtccaggagTTAAAACATCAGATTGCGTCTGTGTCCGAGGCAAAGAGCCTCCTGGAGGCAACGCTACAAGCCGAGAGCGACGAAACCATTAAAGCTAAGGCCGACAAAGAGGGTTTCTCCCAACGAATCGAGGAGCTTCAGAAAACTTTGTCCAAAGTAACACGGGAAAACGAAGACGTTTCTATCAACCTTAAAAACGCCGATGAACAAAATAAGTCGTTAAAAGCAGATATTGAGGCTCTGAAAGAACAATTAAAGCAGCAAGAGCAGGAAAACCATCACCTGGGGCAAGAGAAAGAACGGCTATCTTCAAAGTGTGAGGAAATGAACAAACAGGCGGCCTTATTGACCTCGGTGCAGGAGGAGCTGTTGGCCAGGcagtctgagctgaagcaggaaaaAGAAGACCTGCTGGCCGAGCAGTCGGGGCTTCTCAGAAAGGTGGAGTGCTTACGGGCGAGCAACGAACAGCTGCAGGCCGACGTCCAGGCCCAACAAACCCAGAAGGAAAACTTGGAAAAGCAGTACAAGAATGCTCTGGAGGAGGCGTCCGCGTCCGCTGCTGTGAAAGAAGAAATCTCCTCCAGCGCCGAGCGGCTCTCGGCTCTGAAGGACGCCCTGCAGGCTGAGAGGGACGAAGCCGTCCAGCGAGGCAGGGAGCTCGAGTTGCAACTAAAAAATGCTATTTCTAAGCAGCTTGAG GCTAAAGAGGTTTCTGATGAAACCGCTGAGGCTCTGGAGCGGctcacaaaagaaaaagacgTTTTACTGAAGGAGAAAAACGAAGCTCAGTCTCTGCTGGAAGAGCTCCAGACCTCCAAGGAGGACATTCAGACTCAG ttGGAAACTTTGAGGAAAGAGAATTCAACATTTCAAGAAGACCTGAACACATCCAAAGAGCAGCtttgcacagaaacacagaagacAAAGAGCCTTCAGCAGGAAAT TGAGGAGCTTAAAGCAGCGTTATCTGTGAAGTCGCAGTCCCTGCAGACGCTTGAAGATGAGAGCAAGAGGCTGTCTCTGGAGCTGGAGGACAGGAACAAAGACCAGGGCGATCTAGTGACA ttAACAGACGAGCACTCAAAACTCAAGAAAGAGTTGGAGGAGTTGaagaaaag CCTGCCAAATAATGCCTTCAG TGAAAGCACTCTGAAGGAGCAGCTGAGCAGAGAGAAGGCCGCTCTCCAGCAGTCCATTCATAAAAACAGTGCCTTAGCTGCAGAAAAGGACCAGCAGGTGGAGAATCTGAAGAGTGAG CTGGTTGCAGTGCAGGAAGAAAGTGCCTCAGTTAAGACGCTGCAGAGTACAATCCAGGCTTTGGAGGAGGAGAAAGCTCATCTGCAGGATCGCGTGAAGAAACTGGAGAGGGAGCTCACAGCCAGGCCTGATAACATCGACCAGACCTCAG GGGATGCAGTTTTGGACCAACTGAGAAAAGATAAGGAGACGGTAGAGAGTCAG GAAGCG GTTGAGTTCTTGAATTCTGTTATCATCGACCTCCAGAGGAAAAACGAGGAACTCAAGGACAAGCTGGAGAAAATGGCAGCTGCTGCTTTCAATGGGAATAATCCAAGTGAGCTGGATGACAA CTACGACAAGCAGCCGGCGAAGAAGAAACCTCCACCGAGGAAGTTCTGCGACATCTGCGACTGCTTCGATCTCCACGAAACGGAGGACTGCCCCCTACAGGAGCAGACGCCCGACTCCCCCCCCCACACCGCCTACCACGGCAGCAAGGGCGAGGAGCGGCCCTACTGCGACACCTGCGAGGTCTTCGGCCACTGGACCGAGTCCTGCGCGGACGACCAGACCTTTTAA
- the clip1a gene encoding CAP-Gly domain-containing linker protein 1 isoform X5: MSTAKPTGIKAPSKIGKPPGTGAPKTNPPAAKAAVPDKAAAGSSGEDGKSADDGFQIGERVWVNGNKPGFVQFLGETQFAPGQWAGIVLDEPIGKNDGSVAGVRYFQCEALRGIFTRPSKLSRTEGEANGTQTAPPSRAASPTPSVGSVASKTPAATKSALPSSSTAAKKASSTAAATAAAPSNLQNTNSDSVSNLSESGSVKKGERELKMGDRVLVGGTKAGVVRFLGETDFAKGEWCGVELDEPLGKNDGAVAGTRYFQCQPKYGLFAPVHKVTRIGFPSTTPAKAKTTARKVVATPSGLKRSPSASSISTMSSVASSVSTKPSRTGLLTETSSRYNRKISGTTALQEALKEKQQHIEQLMGERDMERAEVAKANGHVREMEQEIGLLREDQEQMEAKMDQLRSLVEAADKEKVELLNQLEEERRKVEDLQFRVEEACITKGDLETQTRLEHAHIKELEQSLLFEKTKAEKLQRELEDTRVATVSERSRIMELERDLSLRTREVADLQLRLGMQQNAGDSNATMSPLLEEINSLRDQLSAQEAKQREELEKCREKLEAQEKIHSEAVAQLQATSVMLSGDKEQLQMRLSQAQKDNADTVELWRSKLESAISSHQEAMEELRGSFSKGAGAQTEELVETKSALEKLKLEHGLALEEATAEHEAKASAWSQEAQALKAQLSSLTEEKERLEESLRSSVEKAEEQHLVEMEDVLGKLHAAEIRVKELEEKETRLAQEVQDKEAETKDQQAETAALRSQLAQSNQECAALKSQLEELQNQGDDNGAKIGELKSQLEVKEQEVVSFQESLAALKQQNDSSDQEIQSLKQKLQESTEKLNKSSESMQETLENLSKKEERCTSLSNELESLRSQLAGMERKLKAADEKLEQFTKDKSKLEKDISDMMKASGDNSVQLTTMNEDLRQKERRLEELQNLLAEEKEKVAHLDEKLQKEQSSKEQQLKEAKEARQSETSGLQEKITTLENALKQSERQVEDLKASQEKSLSEASALHLKELEVLQTQIDKLRLELSSSKDKTQELEKTVSELQPYKEQAEAKEVSDETAEALERLTKEKDVLLKEKNEAQSLLEELQTSKEDIQTQLETLRKENSTFQEDLNTSKEQLCTETQKTKSLQQEIEELKAALSVKSQSLQTLEDESKRLSLELEDRNKDQGDLVTLTDEHSKLKKELEELKKSLPNNAFSESTLKEQLSREKAALQQSIHKNSALAAEKDQQVENLKSELVAVQEESASVKTLQSTIQALEEEKAHLQDRVKKLERELTARPDNIDQTSGDAVLDQLRKDKETVESQEAVEFLNSVIIDLQRKNEELKDKLEKMAAAAFNGNNPSELDDNYDKQPAKKKPPPRKFCDICDCFDLHETEDCPLQEQTPDSPPHTAYHGSKGEERPYCDTCEVFGHWTESCADDQTF; this comes from the exons ATGAGCACAGCCAAGCCCACCGGGATCAAAGCCCCCAGCAAGATCGGCAAGCCACCTGGAACTGGAGCCCCCAAGACCAACCCACCCGCAG CTAAAGCCGCTGTGCCTGACAAAGCAGCTGCTGGTTCCAGTGGAGAGGATGGCAAGAGCGCCGACGACGGCTTCCAGATCGGGGAGCGAGTGTGGGTGAACGGAAACAAGCCCGGCTTCGTACAGTTTTTGGGAGAGACGCAGTTTGCTCCCGGCCAGTGGGCGGGCATCGTCCTGGACGAGCCCATCGGGAAGAATGACGGCTCTGTGGCGGGGGTGCGCTACTTCCAGTGTGAGGCGCTGCGAGGGATTTTCACCCGCCCCTCCAAGTTGTCGCGCACAGAAGGGGAAGCCAATGGGACCCAGACCGCACCGCCGTCCCGCGCGGCATCACCCACCCCCTCAGTTGGAAGCGTGGCCTCCAAAACCCCCGCTGCTACTAAATCAGCCTTGCCCTCCAGTAGCACAGCTGCCAAGAAAGCCTCTTCCACCGCAGCGGCCACCGCAGCGGCGCCTTCTAACTTGCAAAACACGAACAGCGACTCCGTCTCCAATCTCTCTGAGAGCGGCTCCGTCAAGAAGGGGGAAAGGGAGCTGAAGATGGGGGATCGTGTGCTG GTTGGCGGCACAAAGGCAGGAGTGGTGCGTTTCCTCGGCGAAACAGATTTTGCCAAAGGCGAGTGGTGCGGCGTGGAGCTGGACGAACCCCTCGGGAAGAACGACGGGGCAGTGGCTGGCACCAG aTATTTTCAGTgccagccaaaatatggcctgtTTGCTCCAGTTCATAAAGTCACACGCATCGGCTTCCCCTCCACAACCCCAGCCAAAGCGAAAACAACAGCTCGAAAAGTAGTGGCCACGCCGTCGGGGCTGAAGCGAAGCCCCAGTGCCTCGTCAATCAGCACCATGAGCTCGGTGGCGTCTTCTGTCAGCACCAAGCCGAGCCGGACAGGCCTG CTAACCGAAACGTCATCTAGGTACAACCGAAAGATTTCAGGAACCACGGCGCTGCAGGAGGCCCtgaaggagaagcagcagcatATCGAGCAGCTGATGGGTGAGAGGGACATGGAGAGAGCTGAGGTGGCCAAGGCCAATGGCCACGTTCGAGAGATGGAGCAAGAGATCGGCCTTCTCAGGGAAGATCAGGAGCAG ATGGAGGCGAAGATGGATCAGCTGCGATCTTTAGTGGAAGCTGCAGACAAAGAGAAAGTAGAGCTGCTAAATCAACTTGAGGAAGAGCGCAG GAAAGTCGAAGACCTTCAGTTTCGCGTAGAGGAAGCTTGCATTACCAAAGGAGACCTGGAG ACGCAGACCAGACTGGAGCATGCCCACATTAAGGAGCTTGAACAGAGCCTGCTCTTTGAAAAGACCAAAGCTGAGAAACTCCAAAGAGAGTTAGAAGACACTAGG GTCGCCACGGTGTCGGAAAGGTCCCGCATCATGGAACTCGAGCGAGACCTTTCGCTGCGCACCAGGGAAGTCGCTGACCTGCAGCTGCGTCTTGGGATGCAGCAGAACGCCGGGGACTCGAACGCCACCATGTCCCCGCTCCTGGAGGAGATAAACTCTCTTAGGGATCAGCTTTCAGCACAAGAAGCAAAACAGCGAGAAGAGCTGgagaaatgcagagaaaagctgGAAGCTCAAGAGAAAATCCACAGCGAGGCAGTTGCCCAGCTCCAGGCTACGTCTGTAATGCTGTCCGGCGACAAAGAACAGCTACAGATGCGTCTAAGCCAAGCACAGAAAGACAACGCCGACACTGTTGAACTGTGGCGTTCAAAGCTGGAGTCTGCCATCTCTAGTCACCAGGAAGCTATGGAGGAGCTGAGAGGGTCGTTCAGCAAAGGTGCAGGTGCTCAGACTGAAGAGCTTGTAGAAACCAAAAGTGCTCTGGAAAAGCTTAAGTTAGAGCACGGATTAGCTTTAGAAGAGGCTACAGCCGAACACGAAGCCAAGGCCTCAGCTTGGAGCCAGGAGGCGCAGGCCCTGAAGGCTCAGCTGTCATCTCTGACCGAGGAGAAGGAGCGACTGGAGGAGTCGCTGCGGTCCAGCGTTGAGAAAGCAGAGGAGCAGCACCTGGTGGAGATGGAGGATGTCCTTGGAAAGCTTCATGCTGCTGAAATCAGGGTAAAGGAGCTCGAGGAGAAAGAAACCAGGCTGGCTCAAGAGGTTCAGGACAAGGAGGCAGAAACCAAAGATCAACAGGCAGAAACGGCGGCTCTACGCAGCCAATTGGCACAAAGTAACCAGGAGTGTGCGGCTCTGAAAAGTCAGTTGGAGGAGCTCCAGAACCAAGGAGATGACAACGGAGCAAAG ATCGGTGAACTGAAATCACAGCTGGAGGTCAAAGAGCAGGAAGTGGTCTCCTTCCAGGAGAGCCTGGCTGCCCTAAAGCAGCAGAATGACAGCAGCGACCAAGAGATTCAAAGCCTG AAACAGAAGCTGCAGGAAAGCACAGAGAAACTGAATAAATCATCAGAATCTATGCAAG AAACACTTGAGAACCTTAGTAAGAAGGAGGAACGGTGCACATCCCTCAGTAACGAGTTAGAGTCCCTGAGAAGTCAGCTTGCTG GAATGGAGAGGAAACTGAAGGCTGCAGATGAAAAGCTTGAGCAGTTCACAAAGGACAAAAGCAAGCTGGAAAAGGATATTTCAGACATGATGAAGGCATCTGGTGACAATTCAGTCCAGCTAACAACAATGAATGAAGACCTCAGGCAGAAGGAAAG GAGACTTGAGGAGTTACAGAATCTGCTggcagaggagaaggagaaggtgGCACACCTGGATGAAAAGCTCCAAAAAGAGCAGTCCAGCAAAGAACAGCAGCTAAAAGAGGCTAAAGAAGCACGTCAGTCTGAAACAAGTGGTCTTCAGGAAAAGATAACTACCTTG GAAAACGCTCTTAAACAGAGTGAGAGGCAAGTTGAGGATTTGAAGGCATCACAAGAGAAATCTCTCTCTGAGGCCTCGGCGCTCCATTTGAAGGAACTTGAGGTTCTGCAAACACAGATCGACAAGTTGAGGCTGGAGCTCTCCTCCTCTAAGGACAAAACTCAAGAGCTGGAGAAAACGGTGTCTGAGCTGCAGCCGTACAAAGAACAGGCCGAG GCTAAAGAGGTTTCTGATGAAACCGCTGAGGCTCTGGAGCGGctcacaaaagaaaaagacgTTTTACTGAAGGAGAAAAACGAAGCTCAGTCTCTGCTGGAAGAGCTCCAGACCTCCAAGGAGGACATTCAGACTCAG ttGGAAACTTTGAGGAAAGAGAATTCAACATTTCAAGAAGACCTGAACACATCCAAAGAGCAGCtttgcacagaaacacagaagacAAAGAGCCTTCAGCAGGAAAT TGAGGAGCTTAAAGCAGCGTTATCTGTGAAGTCGCAGTCCCTGCAGACGCTTGAAGATGAGAGCAAGAGGCTGTCTCTGGAGCTGGAGGACAGGAACAAAGACCAGGGCGATCTAGTGACA ttAACAGACGAGCACTCAAAACTCAAGAAAGAGTTGGAGGAGTTGaagaaaag CCTGCCAAATAATGCCTTCAG TGAAAGCACTCTGAAGGAGCAGCTGAGCAGAGAGAAGGCCGCTCTCCAGCAGTCCATTCATAAAAACAGTGCCTTAGCTGCAGAAAAGGACCAGCAGGTGGAGAATCTGAAGAGTGAG CTGGTTGCAGTGCAGGAAGAAAGTGCCTCAGTTAAGACGCTGCAGAGTACAATCCAGGCTTTGGAGGAGGAGAAAGCTCATCTGCAGGATCGCGTGAAGAAACTGGAGAGGGAGCTCACAGCCAGGCCTGATAACATCGACCAGACCTCAG GGGATGCAGTTTTGGACCAACTGAGAAAAGATAAGGAGACGGTAGAGAGTCAG GAAGCG GTTGAGTTCTTGAATTCTGTTATCATCGACCTCCAGAGGAAAAACGAGGAACTCAAGGACAAGCTGGAGAAAATGGCAGCTGCTGCTTTCAATGGGAATAATCCAAGTGAGCTGGATGACAA CTACGACAAGCAGCCGGCGAAGAAGAAACCTCCACCGAGGAAGTTCTGCGACATCTGCGACTGCTTCGATCTCCACGAAACGGAGGACTGCCCCCTACAGGAGCAGACGCCCGACTCCCCCCCCCACACCGCCTACCACGGCAGCAAGGGCGAGGAGCGGCCCTACTGCGACACCTGCGAGGTCTTCGGCCACTGGACCGAGTCCTGCGCGGACGACCAGACCTTTTAA